A genomic segment from Oryctolagus cuniculus chromosome 14, mOryCun1.1, whole genome shotgun sequence encodes:
- the CDH6 gene encoding cadherin-6 isoform X1: protein MRTYQYFLLLFWVGQPYPTFSAPLSKRTSGFPAKKRALELSGNSKNELNRSKRSWMWNQFFLLEEYTGSDYQYVGKLHSDQDRGDGSLKYILSGDGAGDLFIINENTGDIQATKRLDREEKPVYILRAQAINRKTGRPVEPESEFIIKIHDINDNEPIFTKEVYTATVPEMSDVGTFVVQVTATDADDPTYGNSAKVVYSILQGQPYFSVESETGIIKTALLNMDRENREQYQVVIQAKDMGGQMGGLSGTTTVNITLTDVNDNPPRFPQSTYQFKTPESSPPGTPIGRIKASDADMGENAEIEYSITDGEGLDMFDVITDQETQEGIITVKKLLDFEKQKVYTLKVEASNPHVEPRFLYLGPFKDSATVRIIVEDVDEPPVFSKLAYIVQVREDAQVNTTIGSVSAQDPDAARNPVRYSVDRHTDMDRIFNIDSGNGSIFTSKLLDRETLLWHNITVIATEINNPKQSSRVPLYIKVLDVNDNAPEFAEFYETFVCEKAKADQLIQTLRAVDKDDPYSGHQFSFSLAPEAAIGSNFTIQDNKDNTAGILTRKNGYNRHEMSTYLLPVVISDNDYPVQSSTGTVTVRVCACDHHGNMQSCHAEALIHPTGLSTGALVAILLCIVILLVTVVLFAALRRQRKKEPLIISKEDIRDNIVSYNDEGGGEEDTQAFDIGTLRNPEAIEDNKLRRDIVPETLFLPRRTPTARDNTDVRDFINQRLKENDTDPTAPPYDSLATYAYEGTGSVADSLSSLESVTTDGDQDYDYLSDWGPRFKKLADMYGGVDSDKDS from the exons TTACATTCAGACCAGGATAGAGGAGATGGATCACTTAAATATATCCTTTCAGGAGATGGAGCAGGAGATCTCTTCATTATCAATGAAAACACAGGCGACATACAGGCCACCAAGAGGCTGGACAGGGAAGAAAAACCCGTTTACATCCTTCGCGCTCAAGCTATCAACAGAAAGACTGGGAGGCCCGTGGAGCCCGAGTCTGAATTCATCATCAAGATCCATGACATCAATGACAATGAACCAATTTTCACCAAGGAGGTTTACACGGCCACTGTCCCTGAAATGTCTGATGTCG GCACATTTGTTGTCCAGGTCACTGCTACTGATGCTGATGATCCAACATATGGGAACAGTGCTAAAGTTGTCTATAGCATCCTACAGGGACAGCCCTATTTTTCAGTGGAATCAGAAACAG GTATCATCAAGACAGCGTTGCTCAACATGGATCGAGAAAACAGGGAGCAATACCAAGTGGTCATCCAGGCCAAGGACATGGGTGGCCAAATGGGAGGCTTATCGGGGACCACCACAGTGAACATCACGCTGACTGACGTCAATGATAACCCTCCTCGCTTCCCCCAGA GCACCTACCAGTTTAAAACGCCTGAATCTTCTCCACCGGGCACACCCATCGGCAGGATCAAAGCGAGTGATGCCGACATGGGGGAGAACGCTGAGATTGAGTACAGCATCACCGACGGCGAGGGCCTCGACATGTTTGATGTCATCACTGACCAGGAAACCCAGGAAGGGATCATAACAGTCAAAAAG CTCCTAGACTTCGAAAAGCAGAAAGTGTACACTCTCAAGGTGGAAGCCTCCAATCCTCACGTGGAGCCCCGGTTTCTCTACCTGGGTCCATTCAAAGACTCGGCCACAGTCAGAATCATAGTGGAGGACGTAGACGAGCCTCCGGTCTTCAGCAAACTGGCCTACATTGTGCAAGTGAGAGAAGACGCTCAAGTTAACACGACCATAGGCTCGGTCTCAGCTCAGGATCCAGATGCCGCCAGGAATCCTGTTAG GTATTCTGTGGATCGACACACGGATATGGACAGAATATTCAACATTGATTCTGGAAATGGTTCCATTTTTACATCGAAACTTCTGGACCGAGAAacactgctgtggcacaacaTTACAGTGATAGCGACAGAGATTA ATAATCCAAAGCAAAGTAGCAGAGTACCTCTATATATTAAAGTTCTAGACGTCAATGACAATGCCCCAGAATTTGCCGAGTTCTACGAAACCTTCGTCTGTGAGAAAGCAAAGGCAGACCAG TTGATTCAGACCCTACGTGCTGTTGACAAGGACGACCCATACAGTGGGCACCAATTCTCATTCTCATTGGCCCCTGAAGCAGCCATTGGCTCAAACTTTACCATTCAAGATAACAAAG ACAACACCGCAGGAATCCTAACTCGGAAAAATGGCTATAACAGACACGAGATGAGCACCTATCTCCTGCCTGTGGTCATTTCAGACAACGACTACCCAGTCCAAAGCAGCACTGGGACAGTGACTGTCCGGGTCTGTGCATGTGACCACCATGGGAACATGCAGTCCTGCCATGCTGAGGCCCTCATCCACCCCACGGGACTGAGCACGGGGGCTCTGGTTGCCATCCTTCTGTGCATCGTGATCCTACTAG TGACAGTGGTGTTGTTTGCAGCTCTGAGGCGGCAGCGAAAAAAAGAACCTTTGATCATTTCCAAAGAGGACATCAGAGATAACATTGTCAGTTACAACGACGAAGGTGGTGGAGAAGAGGACACTCAGGCCTTTGATATCGGCACCCTGAGGAATCCTGAAGCCATAGAGGACAACAAATTACGCAGGGACATCGTGCCCGAAACCCTTTTTCTACCCCGACGGACTCCAACCGCTCGCGACAACACCGATGTCAGAGATTTCATTAACCAAAGGTTAAAGGAAAATGACACGGACCCCACTGCTCCTCCCTACGACTCCTTGGCCACCTACGCTTACGAAGGCACCGGCTCAGTGGCCGATTCCCTGAGCTCGCTGGAGTCGGTGACCACGGATGGAGACCAGGACTACGACTACCTTAGTGACTGGGGCCCTCGATTCAAAAAGCTCGCAGATATGTATGGAGGGGTGGACAGTGACAAAGACTCCTAA